TGGCTATAAAGTGATGCAAATTCTGAGTACAAATAATCAGGGCCGGATCGAGATATTGATTGATCTGAGGGAATTGATAGAATTGCATTAAATACCATGATGCGAGATTCGGGAGGGAAAATGCCGGAAGACTCTTTGAGGGAGATTGTAAAGCTCTGTTTATCCATAGATGAGCAGGCGGCACGTATCTATGCATCTTTGTCCGCATTGTCCGGTTCCCATGAAATAAAGGCATTCTGGGAAAAAATGTCCCTCGAAGAAACAGGGCATGTTCAAGTCTGGCAGCGCGTGATTCAGCTTGTTGAGCAGGGGATGGTTCCTCAGCTGTTTGAGTCCCCGGAAAAGATCAAAAAAGAATTGGAGGCAGTTCATGAACAGGTCAACGGTCTCATGCAAAAAAGCATGGATGTGTCTGATATATCCACTGCGTTTCTGATCGCATATCGTCTTGAATTTTATCTCCTGCACAGGGCCTTTAGTGTGCTTTTCCACTATGTCGAAATGATAGACCCCGGATTGCACCCTGAAAAGGAGTACGAAGCCCATATCAGCAAATTCATCGAATCACTGGAAACGTATGGAGCTGCCACGCCTGAGATGAAACTTTTGGGAGAAACATTGAAACATCTTTGGTATGAAAACAGGGCTCTCACAGTACAGAGCATAACAGATGAACTCACGGGATTGCTGAACAGAAGGGGATTCTTCAATCTTCTGAAACCGCTCAGCAGTCTTGCGCAGAGGAGCGGAATCTCTGTCGGGTTCATGATGATCGATATTGATTCCTTCAAATATATCAACGACACATACGGACATGAGAAAGGAGATGAAGTCCTCAGGAAAATTGCATCCATACTGAAACACTCAGTCCGCTCGTCTGATATTGTGGGGAGGATCGGGGGAGAGGAATTCGTCATATTTCTGTCTTCAACAGATGCGGGCCAAGCATTTGAACTTGCCGAAAAGATAAGGAAAAAGGTTGAACAGGGGATGAAAGATGATTTGAAAACCACAGTGAGTGTAGGACTGTCTACAGGAAGGTTTTCAATGAATGTCGATGAGGAAAACACGGAATTCATAAAAAGGGCCGACTCTGCCCTGTATGAGGCGAAAAAAACAGGCAAAAACAAAACTGTGAAATATGCGCATAATTAACAAAACACAGATTCTGCATCTTCGTTGTTCAGTGTATATTCCGAAAAAAAGGATGAAGCAGTTTTGACGGACTAACTTATATGTCTGTTGGGTCTACGTCAATCTTTACCGTCACGTCCCTTGCATTCCTGAACGTTTCGATGAAAGATGCTGCTGCTGCGCGAAGATTTTCCCTGACGCCGGATTTGAGAAGGAACTTGTATTCATTCTTCCCATGTTTATTTTTTGAAAGATGCGGGCCCAGTATCTCGACGTGCGTGTCCCCGGTCGTTCTAGTGCCGACGAACTCGCACAGTTTCCCCGCAATGTCTTTCTGCGCGATAACCCTGATCAGCACGAGCCTTGAAAAGGGGGGGTAGCACAACTCCTTTCGTCGCATAAGCTCTTCCCTGCAGAACGACCGGTGGTCATGTGCCTTCAGGTGTCTGAAAAGATAGTTCCCCGGCATTCTGGTCTGAATAAAGATTTCGCCATCAGATTCGATTATATCCATGACAGAGGAAATTTCCTGATACGCCTTTTCAGCCGACCGGAAATCAGGAAGGTTCAGATGCTGGTCTGTATTCAGAAAAGCAGCCATGGAAAAATTTCCGGCGCTCTTCAATCTCTTTGTCATAAGTCTGGTGCCGATAAGCAGCTTGTTGTCATGAAGATCTGCTGCGCAGAGCAATCCCTGTACTGCAGATTTTCCCCTTGCACGATCACTGTCGATCCGGACAGTGCTGATCCCCATGATATGTCCGAGCTCTTCGGCGACCCGCTGCGTCCCGGACCCGAGCATGACCAGATTATATCCTCTGCATCTGCTGCAGCTTTCAGGCGGATGAGGAAGCGTGTAGCCGCAGTAGTGGCATTTCATGGAAAGGTCCTGCTTGTGGAAGACCAGAGGAATTCTGCATTCCGGGCATTCTTCCATATGACTGCAATCCATGCATTGGAGAAGTGTCGCATATCCCCTCCTGTTGAGCACAAATATGACCCTCCTGTCGTTATTCACGTGTTTCAGGGCGGCGTCAATGGCGTTTTTTGAAAGAGAGGGAGTGATCTGTTTTGCATATCGCATGTCTATCACCTTGATCCGGGGTTTTTTCATGTCATCAGACGGTTTCATCATCGTATATTTACCTGATGTGCAATTGAAAAAAGATTCAATCGAGGGACAGACAGAAGATAACAGGACAGTAGTTTTTTCTAGATATCCCCTCATGACCGCAACGTCCCTTGCGTGATAACACGGCATGTTCTCCTGTTTGTAGGAACTGCTGTGTTCCTGCAGTACGGCAATCAGCGAGACTCGTTTCAGGGGGGCAAAAACTGCAGACCGGGTGCCGACAATGATGTCTGCAAATCCTCCGGCAATCCTATTGAATGTTGCGGATTTTTGACTCCTGCTCAAATGGCCGTGGAACTGGCAGACCCGTTTGCCGAAATTTTTTGCGAGGAAATAATAGACATTGCCAATGAGAGAGACTTCCGGAACGAGAATGATAGCATTTCCGGTTGTTACGAGCAAACTGCGCAGCAGGGAAAGTTCAAACTGGGAGGAAGGGGCATGCACGAGAAAAGTCCTGTACACATTTCTGTTCAATGACTGCGTGTGCATGATGTTGGCGATATTGACGATTTCGGCAGAATCCGGGATTTTGTCTCCCGTCAATCCATTTTCGGGGTCCGGACATGAAATGACGGGTTTTTTCTTTTTTACCTCCATAAACGCTTCACGCGGGAGCATAGTTTTCAGGACAATTCCCTGCTCTGCGATATAATAGTCTGACATCCATTTCAGGAGTTCAATCGATCTTCGGCTCAGGACAGGCTCTTCGCCATGCAGGGAAAGGATATCTCGTATTTCACTTTTGGGAACTGTCGTGGATTTTCCCAGAAGAATACCTTTCCTGGTTCTGTTTCTGAGAGGTGCACTTACGATCATGCCGGGGTTTACAGAATCGGAAAAGGCTTCAGGGCACCTGTACGTGAGGGGACCAAGATTTACCGGAAAGACAACATCGACAAACTCCATATCAGATTCTATCACATTGTTATCCAACTTAGCTTTGTGTCATAATTTACATATGCTGCTGAGAATTACTTTCTTT
The sequence above is a segment of the Nitrospirota bacterium genome. Coding sequences within it:
- a CDS encoding GGDEF domain-containing protein, coding for MPEDSLREIVKLCLSIDEQAARIYASLSALSGSHEIKAFWEKMSLEETGHVQVWQRVIQLVEQGMVPQLFESPEKIKKELEAVHEQVNGLMQKSMDVSDISTAFLIAYRLEFYLLHRAFSVLFHYVEMIDPGLHPEKEYEAHISKFIESLETYGAATPEMKLLGETLKHLWYENRALTVQSITDELTGLLNRRGFFNLLKPLSSLAQRSGISVGFMMIDIDSFKYINDTYGHEKGDEVLRKIASILKHSVRSSDIVGRIGGEEFVIFLSSTDAGQAFELAEKIRKKVEQGMKDDLKTTVSVGLSTGRFSMNVDEENTEFIKRADSALYEAKKTGKNKTVKYAHN
- the priA gene encoding primosomal protein N', whose translation is MIESDMEFVDVVFPVNLGPLTYRCPEAFSDSVNPGMIVSAPLRNRTRKGILLGKSTTVPKSEIRDILSLHGEEPVLSRRSIELLKWMSDYYIAEQGIVLKTMLPREAFMEVKKKKPVISCPDPENGLTGDKIPDSAEIVNIANIMHTQSLNRNVYRTFLVHAPSSQFELSLLRSLLVTTGNAIILVPEVSLIGNVYYFLAKNFGKRVCQFHGHLSRSQKSATFNRIAGGFADIIVGTRSAVFAPLKRVSLIAVLQEHSSSYKQENMPCYHARDVAVMRGYLEKTTVLLSSVCPSIESFFNCTSGKYTMMKPSDDMKKPRIKVIDMRYAKQITPSLSKNAIDAALKHVNNDRRVIFVLNRRGYATLLQCMDCSHMEECPECRIPLVFHKQDLSMKCHYCGYTLPHPPESCSRCRGYNLVMLGSGTQRVAEELGHIMGISTVRIDSDRARGKSAVQGLLCAADLHDNKLLIGTRLMTKRLKSAGNFSMAAFLNTDQHLNLPDFRSAEKAYQEISSVMDIIESDGEIFIQTRMPGNYLFRHLKAHDHRSFCREELMRRKELCYPPFSRLVLIRVIAQKDIAGKLCEFVGTRTTGDTHVEILGPHLSKNKHGKNEYKFLLKSGVRENLRAAAASFIETFRNARDVTVKIDVDPTDI